One genomic region from Actinomycetota bacterium encodes:
- a CDS encoding TadE/TadG family type IV pilus assembly protein — MRTAHRPVRGRGQSGTAAVEFALVLPIVLAIVLALVQVGLLVRDRLLVESAVRSGARTAAIEPGDDAVRDAVLRAAPALDESAVSLAVARPGARGEPVTVSLTYVASIRVPFVAWLFPSGVSMHAQATDRQEFT; from the coding sequence ATGCGAACGGCGCATAGACCGGTCCGCGGACGAGGTCAGAGCGGCACCGCGGCCGTGGAGTTCGCCCTGGTCCTGCCGATCGTGCTGGCGATCGTGCTCGCCCTCGTGCAGGTCGGTCTGCTCGTGCGTGATCGGCTGCTCGTGGAGTCGGCGGTGCGCTCCGGGGCGCGCACCGCCGCCATCGAGCCGGGCGATGACGCCGTGCGGGACGCGGTGCTGCGGGCGGCTCCCGCACTCGACGAGAGCGCGGTCTCGCTGGCGGTCGCCCGCCCGGGCGCCCGCGGCGAGCCGGTGACGGTCTCCCTCACCTACGTCGCTTCGATCCGGGTGCCGTTCGTAGCGTGGCTATTCCCGTCCGGCGTGTCGATGCATGCCCAGGCGACCGACCGCCAGGAGTTCACGTGA